A region from the Clostridium beijerinckii genome encodes:
- a CDS encoding GGGtGRT protein, which yields MAIFESYERRIDQITPVLKKYGMETLEDAKAVCAELGIDPYTIVKETQAIAFENAGWAYVLGAAIAIKKGCKKAADASEAIGEGLQAFCIPGSVADDRKVGLGHGNLGAMLLREETKCFAFLAGHESFAAAEGAIKIAEEANKVRKEPLRVILNGLGKDAAFIISRINGFTYVQTKFDYYTGEVTVVKEKAYSAGARAKVKCYGCDDVREGVAIMHKEGVDVSITGNSTNPTRFQHPVAGTYKKECIEQNKKYFSVASGGGTGRTLHPDNMGAGPASYGMTDTMGRMHSDAQFAGSSSVPAHVEMMGLIGMGNNPMVGATVAVAVAVQQGMNK from the coding sequence ATGGCAATATTTGAAAGTTATGAAAGAAGAATTGACCAAATCACACCAGTACTTAAGAAATACGGAATGGAAACTCTAGAAGATGCAAAGGCAGTTTGTGCAGAACTAGGAATCGATCCTTACACAATTGTTAAGGAAACTCAAGCAATTGCATTTGAAAACGCTGGATGGGCTTACGTTTTAGGAGCTGCTATAGCTATAAAGAAGGGCTGCAAAAAAGCTGCTGATGCTTCTGAAGCAATCGGAGAAGGATTACAAGCATTTTGTATTCCAGGTTCTGTTGCAGATGACAGAAAAGTTGGATTAGGACACGGAAACTTAGGAGCTATGCTTTTAAGAGAAGAAACTAAATGTTTCGCATTCTTAGCAGGACATGAAAGTTTTGCTGCTGCTGAAGGTGCTATTAAAATAGCAGAAGAAGCTAACAAAGTAAGAAAAGAACCATTAAGAGTTATATTAAACGGTCTTGGAAAAGATGCTGCATTCATAATCTCAAGAATTAATGGATTCACATATGTTCAAACTAAATTTGACTACTATACTGGAGAAGTTACAGTAGTTAAAGAAAAAGCTTACTCAGCAGGAGCTAGAGCTAAGGTTAAATGTTATGGTTGTGACGATGTTAGAGAAGGTGTTGCAATAATGCACAAAGAAGGCGTTGACGTATCAATCACTGGTAACTCAACTAACCCTACTAGATTCCAACATCCAGTTGCAGGAACATACAAAAAAGAATGTATCGAACAAAATAAGAAGTACTTCTCAGTAGCATCAGGTGGTGGTACAGGAAGAACTCTTCACCCAGATAACATGGGAGCAGGTCCTGCTTCATACGGTATGACTGATACTATGGGAAGAATGCATTCAGATGCACAATTCGCAGGATCATCATCAGTTCCAGCTCATGTGGAAATGATGGGTCTTATCGGAATGGGTAACAACCCAATGGTAGGAGCTACTGTTGCAGTTGCTGTTGCTGTTCAACAAGGAATGAATAAATAA
- a CDS encoding FMN-dependent NADH-azoreductase, with the protein MKKLLYITVNSKPEELSTSKTVGRTLVNKFLEQHADFELEELDLYKCHIPRLEYEYFEKRNCMIKEEDFNKLNEHQKEEVHKMVKLADQFRDSDLYVIASPMWSLSFPSPLKEYIDCIVMEGKTIHIENDSVEGLLNDKQRGMIYIQSSGVSIPWLLRIVMNKGLNYVHDIMKFIGIKRFEELLVDGTGSTEEEKTQAIQEAIGKIDNIIAEVWR; encoded by the coding sequence ATGAAAAAATTACTTTATATAACAGTGAATTCAAAGCCTGAAGAATTATCAACTAGTAAAACAGTTGGAAGAACACTCGTAAATAAGTTTTTAGAGCAGCATGCTGATTTTGAACTTGAAGAATTAGATTTATATAAATGTCATATTCCAAGATTAGAGTATGAATATTTTGAGAAAAGAAATTGCATGATAAAGGAAGAAGATTTCAATAAGTTAAATGAACATCAAAAAGAAGAAGTACATAAAATGGTAAAACTAGCAGATCAGTTTAGAGACTCCGATTTATATGTAATTGCATCGCCTATGTGGAGTCTTTCTTTTCCATCTCCTTTAAAAGAATATATTGATTGCATTGTAATGGAGGGAAAAACTATACATATAGAAAACGATAGCGTTGAAGGCTTATTAAATGATAAGCAAAGAGGTATGATATATATACAATCCTCTGGGGTATCTATTCCATGGCTCTTAAGAATTGTGATGAACAAAGGACTGAATTATGTACATGATATAATGAAATTCATTGGAATAAAGAGATTTGAAGAATTATTAGTAGATGGGACTGGTTCTACTGAAGAAGAAAAAACACAAGCCATACAAGAAGCAATAGGGAAAATTGATAACATCATTGCAGAGGTTTGGAGATAA
- a CDS encoding phosphatase PAP2 family protein encodes MIYLLQHIDNSILLFIKNNMYGHIMDKAMVIITSLGNGGLIWIIIAVLLIINKKYRKIGVMALGALILSTILGEEILKHVVQRLRPSADVPAINMLIAKPLSYSFPSGHTASSFAVAGVLAKCLKKYAIGFLGLASLIAFSRLYLYVHYPTDVIAGITLGLICSKLIIYMFNKKNIICCK; translated from the coding sequence ATGATATATCTATTACAACATATTGATAATTCCATTCTTTTATTTATAAAAAATAATATGTATGGACATATTATGGATAAAGCTATGGTTATAATCACTTCATTAGGTAATGGCGGACTTATCTGGATTATAATAGCAGTACTATTAATAATTAATAAAAAATATAGAAAAATAGGAGTTATGGCTTTAGGAGCTTTAATACTAAGTACAATTTTAGGAGAAGAAATATTGAAACATGTGGTTCAACGTTTAAGACCATCAGCAGATGTACCAGCAATTAATATGTTAATTGCAAAACCATTATCCTATTCATTTCCATCAGGGCATACTGCTTCTTCTTTTGCAGTTGCAGGAGTATTAGCAAAATGTTTAAAAAAATATGCAATTGGATTTTTAGGATTAGCATCTTTAATAGCTTTTTCAAGATTATATTTATATGTGCATTATCCTACAGATGTAATAGCGGGTATTACTTTAGGGTTAATTTGTAGTAAATTAATAATTTACATGTTTAATAAAAAAAATATTATTTGCTGCAAATGA